A window of Actinomadura viridis genomic DNA:
ACCGGTCCACGCCGGCACCTGGAGGAGGTGTTCGCGTCGGTGGCGCGCGCGCCGCGCCGGATCGCCGTGGCGGGGGTCGTGCTGGGCGCGCTGGCCCTGGTCGCGGTGGTCGCCGCGATCTCGCTGACCCCGACCCTGGCCCCGCTGTACGGCCTGCAGAGTTCCCTGGAGAGCGGTGTCGCCCGGCTCCAGGCCGCCCTGCACTGATCGGCGCCGGCGGGCGTGGGTAAGGTCTCACGAACCGGGATTTGCCAGTAGGCTACCGACGGGTAACATTTACTGACACGGCTCAATCAGGGACCCGGAGCCGAAGCGCGTTCGGGTGTTTGGCAGGCTGTGGGGTGCTACGCATTCCAGACCGCGTCGACCCGCCATGGGCGGCGCCCCTCCGCCGCTGATCGCAGCGGCCCAGAAGAGTGCAGGGAGGTCGGCCACCGGCCATGAACATCGTCGTCCTGGTGAAGCAGGTTCCCGACACCGAGAGCCCGCGCAAGCTGAGGTCCGAGGACAGCACGCTCGACCGTGCCGCCGCGGACGGTGTCATCAACGAGCTCGACGAGTACGCCATCGAGGAGGCGCTGCGCGTCAAGGAGGCCCATGACGGCGAGGTGACCGTCGTGACCATGGGGCCGGACAAGGCGACCGACTCCATCCGCAAGGCGCTGGCGATGGGCGCGGACAAGGCCGTGCACCTCGTCGACGACGCCCTGGTCGGCTCCGACGCGCTGCAGACCTCGTACGCCATCCAGCAGGTCCTCGGCCGCACCGGGTTCGACCTGGTGATCCTGGGGTCGGAGTCCACCGACGCCCGGACCGGGGTGCTGGCCGCGATGCTGGCCGAGCGCCTGGGCGTGCCGCAGCTGTCGCTGGCCAACAAGGTCGAGATCGACGGCACCGCGATCAAGATCCAGCGGCAGACCGACTACGGCTTCGACCGCGTCGAGGCGACCCTGCCCGCGGTGGTCAGCGTCGTGGAGAAGATCAACGAGCCGCGCTACCCCTCGTTCAAGGGGATCATGGCCGCCAAGAAGAAGCCGGTCGAGACGCTGAGCATCGCCGATGCCGGCATCGACGCCGGTCAGGTCGGCCTGGCGAGCGCCGCCACCGCGGTGGTCGACTTCGCCGAGGCCCCGCCGCGCGCGCAGGGGCAGATCGTCACCGACGAGGGCGACGGCGGCTCGAAGATCGCCGAGTTCCTCGCGTCGAAGAAGTTCGTCTGAGCGAGGAAGGGGAGCACGGACAAATGGCTGAGATTCTCGTCCTCGTCGACCACGTCGACGGTGAGGTCAAGAAGGTCACCCTCGAGCTGCTGACGCTGGCCGGCCGGCTCGGCGAGCCCGCCGCGGTGTGGACCGGTCCCGGGTACGAGGGGGCCAAGGAGAGGCTGGCGGAGTACGGCGCGGCGAAGGTCTACGTGGCCGCCGACGAGGAGCTGGACTCCTACGTCGTCGCGCCCAAGGCCGCCCTGCTGGCCCAGCTGGTGAAGGACAGGTCGCCCGGCGCGGTGCTGGTGTCCGCCACGGCCGAGGGCAAGGAGGTGGCCGGCCGGCTCGCGGTCAAGACCGGCTCCGGCGTCCTCACCGACGTCGTGGACGTGACCGAGGGCTTCGTCGGCGAGCACTCCATCTTCGGTGGCGCGATCATCGCGCACGCCAAGGTGAGCACCGGCACGCCGATCATCGCGGTCCGGCCCAACTCGGTCGCGCCGGAGGCGTCCGCCGCCAGCCCGGTCGAGGAGCAGGTGTCGGTGACCCTGTCGGACGCCGACAAGGCCGCCAGGATCGTGGAGAAGGTCGTCCAGGAGAAGGGCGAGCGCCCCGACCTGACCGAGGCCGCGATCGTGGTCTCCGGTGGCCGCGGCGTCGGCGGCGCGGAGAACTTCTCGATCATCGAGGGGCTGGCCGACTCGCTCGGCGCGGCCGTCGGCGCCTCCCGCGCCGCGACCGACGCCGGCTGGTACCCGCACCAGTTCCAGGTCGGCCAGACCGGCAAGACCGTGTCGCCACAGCTGTACATCGCGGTCGGCATCTCCGGGGCCATCCAGCACCGGGCCGGCATGCAGACCTCCAAGACGATCGTCGCCATCAACAAGGACCCCGAGGCGCCGATCTTCGAGCTGGTCGACTACGGCGTGGTGGGCGACCTCTTCCAGGTGGCGCCGCAGCTCACCGAGGAGATCACCAAGCGCAAATGAGCGGCGCGCGGTGCCGTGCGGCACCGTGCGAGGCGGCCCCGGGGCTCCCCGGGGGACGCGGCCGGGTGTGCGTGAACGGCCGGGACGGGCGACCGTCCCGGCCGTTCGGTGTTTTTGACCAGGTGGTCGCCTTTAGGTGGTTTTTCGGCGCCGGTGGGAAGACTGTGGTTCGCGGGGCGTGGCCGTGCCGCCCGTTCCGCCTGGAACAGTGCGGCGCCTCGTCCGCGTTGTGAGTGCGAGCGGTGACCGCAGACCCCCAAGGGAGCCATGGAAGCGATTCCCGAACGCAACGGACACTCTCGGACGGCACCGCACGGGCGGCTGACACCGGCGCCCCGGCCGCTCCCGGTCGCGTCCCGGGAGCCGGTCACGCTGACCGTGGACCAGGTCGCCGCCCTCGGCGACCGTCTCCGCGACACCATCACCGGCGCGGTCCGCATGCCCGCCGAGGTGCTGGAGGTCGTGCTGGCCACCGTGCTGGCAGGCGGGCACCTGCTGGTGGAGGACCATCCCGGGGTCGGCAAGACCCAGCTGGCCCGCAGCCTCGCCCGCAGCCTCGACGGCCGGTTCGCGCGGGTGCAGGCCACCGTCGACCTGCTGCCGTCCGACATCGTCGGCGCCAACGTGTGGCGGGCCGACACCGGCGCGTTCGAGTTCCGCCCCGGCCCGGTGTTCGCCAACGTGGTCCTGGTCGACGAGATCAACAGGGCCACCCCCAAGACCCAGTCCGGGCTGCTGGAGGCGATGGAGGAGCGGCAGGTGACCGTGGACGGCGAGAGCCGCCCGCTGCCCGCGCCCATGGTGGTGATCGCCACCCAGAACCCGGCCGCCGGCTACGACGGCACCTACCCGCTGCCGCCCGCCCAGCTCGACCGCTTCCTGTCCCTGGTCTCGCTGGGCTACCCCAGCGCCGACCAGGAGGTGGAGCTGCTGCGGGCGGGCCCCGAGCCGCCCGCCACGGCGGTGACCGGACCGGAGCGGCTGCTGGCGGCGCAGGAGGCGGTCGCGGCGGTGCACGCCGCCGACCCGCTGCTGCGGTACGTCGTCGAGCTGCTCGGCGCCACCCGCGAGCACCCGCTGTCGGAGGTGGGCGCCAGCCCCCGCGCCGGCCTGCTGCTGCTCGCGGCGGCGCGGGCCCGGGCGGCGCTGAACGGCCGGGCGTTCGTGCTGCCCGACGACGTCCAGGCCCTGGCCCTGCCCGTCCTCGCGCACCGGTTGCAGCGCACCGCCGCCGCGCCCGCGAGCGCGAACGAGGAGATCGTGGAGGACGCGCTCCGGCAGGTCCGGGCGCGGTGATGGACGCCGGCCCGCCGCCCTCCCGCCCGCCGCGCCGGGGCCTCCCGTTCCGCCGCCGCCCGCGCCGGGACCGGGGCCGCGTGACCGGACGCTGGAGCCTGTGGCTGCTGTCGGCGGCGATGCTGGCTGGGCTGTCGGGGGCGCTCCCTTCGCTGACGCTGTTCACCCTGGCCGCCGGGCTGGCACTGACGGTGGCGGGTGCCGCGGTCATCGTCGTCCTCGCCGGCCGCCGCGTGACGATCACCCGTGCCGTGCCCCTGCGGGAGGCGCACGAGGACGAGCCGATCCCGCTGGAGTTCACCGTACGGCTGCCGGCCTGGCTGCCCGCGCGGATCGAGGTGCGCACCGACATCGGCGTCTGGACCCCCCTGGACCGGTACGGCGGCACCGTCGACCTGTACATCGGGCGCCGCGGGGCGTACGTGCTGGGGCCGTCCAGGGTGCGGCTGGGCGACCCTCTCGGCATCCTGCGCAGGCCGCTGACGGCCGGGACCCCCGAGCCGGTGCTGCTCCTGCCCGAGCCCGGCACCGACGGCGGCACCGCCCCGCCGCGCGGAGCCCGCGCCGACGACCTGGAGCCGGACGGGCTGCGCCCCTACGTGCCCGGCAGCCCGATCAGCCGCATCCACTGGCCGTCCCTGGCCCGCGGCGGCGACCTGCAGGAGCGCCGGATGGCCGCGCCCCCCTCGGGCCTGCCCCTGGTGATCGTGGACGCCTCCGGCGCCGCCGATCCGCGCGCCGCGGACTGGCTGGCGCGGGCCGCGGCGGGCCGCGTGCTGACGCTGGCGCGGACCGGGGGCTGCGAGGTGCTGCTCCCCGGCGCGCCGGCGCCCCTCGCGGCGGTGGACGCGCCGTCCTGGCGGGCCGTCCACCGCCGCCTGGCCCTGCTGGACGGGGAACGGGGCGGGCGGGCGGGACGGCCGCCGGGCGGGCGCGCGTCGTCGGTCGTCCGGGTCCCGCCGGGCCTCGACCTCGGGCCGCCGCGGCCCGAGCCGCCGCCCGGCGTCGTCCCCCTGCCCGCCGAGCGGGCCCTGACCTTCGTGGCCGCGCTCGCCGGCCCCTCCAGGGAACGGGAGCCGGTCCGGTGACGCGCGCGGCGGGGATGCTGCTGGTGGCGGCGATGACCCTCGCGGCCTGGATGCCCCTGCTGGGCCGGCGGGTGCTGTGGGCCCTGCCCGTCGTCGCGCTGGTGGCGGGGGCCCTGGCGGTGCGGAGGTTCCCCGCCCGGCTCGCGATGGCGGTGACGCTGGTGTGGCCTCCGGCGGCCCTGATGGCGGGCGGCGCCCCGGCGGGCTGGCTGTGGCCCGGCGCCTGGGACACGCTGGTGCTCGCCCTGGCCGACGGCGCCCGCGAGCTGCCGCTGCTGGTCCCGGGGGAGCGCGCGGGCGACCTCGGCACCCGGTCGATCTGGCTGCTGGCCACCGGGATGATCTACCTCGGCGCCGGGGCGATGGCGGCGCCGGGGCCGCCCGCGCGGCTGCGGTCGGGCGCCGCGTTCGCGCTGCTGACCGCCCCGTGGATGCTGGCCGCCGCGATCCGGCAGACCGACGAGTCGGCGTGGCCGGGCGCGGTGCTGCTGCTGGCCGGGCTGCTGTGGTTCGCGCCCCGGCGCGCCGCCCTGCCGGTGCTCGCGCTCGGCACCGCGGCGGCGGTGATCGCGACGGCCGCCGGGCAGGCCCTCGGCCCCCGCTCGCAGTGGCTGAACGTCGACGACATGGTCGGCCGCGAGCCGCAGTTCCAGACGCTCAACACCACCCAGTCCTACGGGCCGATCAACGACCGGCGCACCGGCGCCACCATGCTGGAGATCACCTCGCCGCGGCCCGCGCTGTGGCGGATGCAGGTGCTGGAACGGTACGGCTGGCGCGGCTGGGAGGTGGGCGGGGGCGTCCTGCGGCCCGCCCTGCCCGAGCCCGCCGCCGAGCCCGTCGACATCGAGGTGCGGGTGCGGAACCTGCGCGACTCCCAGGTGGTCTCGCCGGGACGGATCCGCTCGGTGGAGGCGTCCGGGAGGATCGACGTCATGCCGGGGGAGGCCCGGCGGGTCATCCCGCAGCCCCGCCAGGACGCCCTGTACCGGGTGAAGGCCGACATGGTGCGGGTCGATCCGGCCGCGTTGCGCGCCGCGCCCCCGCCGACCGACCCCGCGCTGGGGGCCTACACCAACCTCTGGTACCGCTGGGGCGGCGAGCGGATGGCCGGGCGGGTCGGCGAGTACGGCGCCGCCCCCGACATGACGCCCGGGGTGGAGCGGTTCGTCGAGCGGGTGCCGACGATGGGCCAGGTGATCGACATGGCCCGGGGGCTGGCCGCCGGCGCGCGCAGCCAGTACGAGGTCGTCGAGCGGGTCGAGCGCTTCCTGACCGAGGGCGGGCGCTTCCGCTACTCCACCGACGTGCGGCAGTCCATCGGGTTCCCGATCCTGGAGTTCCTGGTCAACGACCGCACCGGCTACTGCCAGCACTTCGCCGGGGCGGCGGCCCTCCTGCTGCGGCTGGCCGGGGTGCCGACCCGGGTGGTCGCCGGGTTCGCGACCGGCAAGGCCGAGGACGGCGTGTACCGGGTGCGCGACACCGACGCGCACGCCTGGATCGAGGTCTACTTCGAGGGGCACGGGTGGGTGCCGTTCGACCCGACGCCGGCCGCGGACGCCGAGGTGGCCGCGGAGGTCGACCCGCTGTCGCCGCCGGTCCCCGCGGACAGGGGCGGCGCCACGGCGGCGGCCCCCGCCGTGGCGCTGGGCCTGGCCGGGGCCGGGGTGATCTTCCTGGCGCTGCGGCGGCGCACCAGGCGCGACCGCGCGCACGGCGGGGAGCTGCTCGAACGGCTCGCCGTCCGCGCCGGCGGCCGGGTGACGCCCGCGACCACGCTGAGCGACCTGCGCCACCAGCTCGCCCGGATCGGGCCGCACGTCGCCGCGGTGGCGGCCGACGCCGAACGGGCGCGCTACGCGCCGGGCCCGGCACCGCCGCGGTCGCGGGCCCGGGTCGCCCGCGCGCTCCTCGCCGACGTCGGCGCGCCGAAGGCGCTGCTGCTCCTGGCCGCTGCCGCCGTCGCCCGCCCGGCGGGCGCGCGCGAGGACGGCGTGCGGGAGGCGGGCGTTCGGCAGGCGGGCGTTCGGGAGGACCGAGTGCGGCAGGCGGGCGTTCGGGAGGACCGAGCGCGGGAGGACGCCCGCGCGGCGGTGACCGCGCGCCGGGGTCAGGGACGGCCCGAGGACGGCGGGTAGGGGACCGCCTTCACCAGCTCGGGCCTGAGCAGGGCGGTGAGATCCGGATACGGGATCTTGATCGGCGGCTGGCCGCAGGCCATCTCGTAGACGCCCAGCCCGGGCGCGTCCACGTACATCTCCAGCCCGCCCTTCGCCAACCCGAACTGGACGTACGGGCCGTCCAGCTGGGCCACGCCGAACGAGGGCGGCCGGTCGGCGAAGCAGGTGCCGGCGCCGCGCTCCCGGACCCGTCCGGACAGCGTCCGCATCCCCGCCGGGTCGAGCGCCGCGGCCTGGAAGAGGTCGGCGGCCCTCAGCGCCTTCCCGGTCGTGAGGTCGACCGTGACCGTACGGGCCCGGTTCCAGCTGGAGTGCGAGAGCCGCTGCGAGGTCAGCACGAAGTCGTAGCGGACGGAGACGTAGCGGGGGCCGTCGAGCAGCACGGTGGGCTTGACGTCGGTGGAGGACGAGGGGGAACCCGGTCCCGGCATGTCGGCGAGCGCCTTGCGGTACTCGGCCGCGCGGGTGTCCACCGGGGCGCGCAGCGCGGCGTTGATCCGTTCGGTGAGGGCCGGGTCGGCGCCGCCGCGGACGCGGACGAGCCGCCCGCCGACCTGCAGCGGGGGCATCGACTGCTGGAGCGCGGCCAGGGAGACGGTCA
This region includes:
- a CDS encoding electron transfer flavoprotein subunit beta/FixA family protein; this translates as MNIVVLVKQVPDTESPRKLRSEDSTLDRAAADGVINELDEYAIEEALRVKEAHDGEVTVVTMGPDKATDSIRKALAMGADKAVHLVDDALVGSDALQTSYAIQQVLGRTGFDLVILGSESTDARTGVLAAMLAERLGVPQLSLANKVEIDGTAIKIQRQTDYGFDRVEATLPAVVSVVEKINEPRYPSFKGIMAAKKKPVETLSIADAGIDAGQVGLASAATAVVDFAEAPPRAQGQIVTDEGDGGSKIAEFLASKKFV
- a CDS encoding AAA family ATPase; amino-acid sequence: MEAIPERNGHSRTAPHGRLTPAPRPLPVASREPVTLTVDQVAALGDRLRDTITGAVRMPAEVLEVVLATVLAGGHLLVEDHPGVGKTQLARSLARSLDGRFARVQATVDLLPSDIVGANVWRADTGAFEFRPGPVFANVVLVDEINRATPKTQSGLLEAMEERQVTVDGESRPLPAPMVVIATQNPAAGYDGTYPLPPAQLDRFLSLVSLGYPSADQEVELLRAGPEPPATAVTGPERLLAAQEAVAAVHAADPLLRYVVELLGATREHPLSEVGASPRAGLLLLAAARARAALNGRAFVLPDDVQALALPVLAHRLQRTAAAPASANEEIVEDALRQVRAR
- a CDS encoding electron transfer flavoprotein subunit alpha/FixB family protein; the protein is MAEILVLVDHVDGEVKKVTLELLTLAGRLGEPAAVWTGPGYEGAKERLAEYGAAKVYVAADEELDSYVVAPKAALLAQLVKDRSPGAVLVSATAEGKEVAGRLAVKTGSGVLTDVVDVTEGFVGEHSIFGGAIIAHAKVSTGTPIIAVRPNSVAPEASAASPVEEQVSVTLSDADKAARIVEKVVQEKGERPDLTEAAIVVSGGRGVGGAENFSIIEGLADSLGAAVGASRAATDAGWYPHQFQVGQTGKTVSPQLYIAVGISGAIQHRAGMQTSKTIVAINKDPEAPIFELVDYGVVGDLFQVAPQLTEEITKRK
- a CDS encoding transglutaminase-like domain-containing protein, translated to MTRAAGMLLVAAMTLAAWMPLLGRRVLWALPVVALVAGALAVRRFPARLAMAVTLVWPPAALMAGGAPAGWLWPGAWDTLVLALADGARELPLLVPGERAGDLGTRSIWLLATGMIYLGAGAMAAPGPPARLRSGAAFALLTAPWMLAAAIRQTDESAWPGAVLLLAGLLWFAPRRAALPVLALGTAAAVIATAAGQALGPRSQWLNVDDMVGREPQFQTLNTTQSYGPINDRRTGATMLEITSPRPALWRMQVLERYGWRGWEVGGGVLRPALPEPAAEPVDIEVRVRNLRDSQVVSPGRIRSVEASGRIDVMPGEARRVIPQPRQDALYRVKADMVRVDPAALRAAPPPTDPALGAYTNLWYRWGGERMAGRVGEYGAAPDMTPGVERFVERVPTMGQVIDMARGLAAGARSQYEVVERVERFLTEGGRFRYSTDVRQSIGFPILEFLVNDRTGYCQHFAGAAALLLRLAGVPTRVVAGFATGKAEDGVYRVRDTDAHAWIEVYFEGHGWVPFDPTPAADAEVAAEVDPLSPPVPADRGGATAAAPAVALGLAGAGVIFLALRRRTRRDRAHGGELLERLAVRAGGRVTPATTLSDLRHQLARIGPHVAAVAADAERARYAPGPAPPRSRARVARALLADVGAPKALLLLAAAAVARPAGAREDGVREAGVRQAGVREDRVRQAGVREDRAREDARAAVTARRGQGRPEDGG
- a CDS encoding DUF58 domain-containing protein, with product MTGRWSLWLLSAAMLAGLSGALPSLTLFTLAAGLALTVAGAAVIVVLAGRRVTITRAVPLREAHEDEPIPLEFTVRLPAWLPARIEVRTDIGVWTPLDRYGGTVDLYIGRRGAYVLGPSRVRLGDPLGILRRPLTAGTPEPVLLLPEPGTDGGTAPPRGARADDLEPDGLRPYVPGSPISRIHWPSLARGGDLQERRMAAPPSGLPLVIVDASGAADPRAADWLARAAAGRVLTLARTGGCEVLLPGAPAPLAAVDAPSWRAVHRRLALLDGERGGRAGRPPGGRASSVVRVPPGLDLGPPRPEPPPGVVPLPAERALTFVAALAGPSREREPVR